Genomic window (Candidatus Polarisedimenticolaceae bacterium):
AGAAGCGCTCGGTCTTCCCGGCGAAGCGCCGGCCATCGTCCTCTTCGCGCGATGGCATCCGGTCAAGAACCATCGCGGTTTCGTCGAAGCAGCGGGCATGCTCGGCCGGAGCAGGCCCGACGTCCGGTTCGTCATGGCCGGTGCCGGAGTCGACCGGTCGAACGTCGAGCTCGGAAGCTGGCTCGACGCAGCCGGAATCCGCGACCGCACCCGTCTTCTCGGCGACCGTTCCGACGTGCCCGATCTCCTCGCCGCCGCGGACCTCGCGACCTTGTCGTCGCACGCCGAGGCGCTACCGAACGCGCTCCTCGAGGCGATGGCGGCCGGCGTCCCGTGCGTCGCTCCCGCGCTCGGCGACATCCCGGACCTCATCGGCGAGGCGGGCGTGCTCGTCCGCCCCGACGACCCCGCGGCGCTCGCCGACGGGTGGGAGCGCGTTCTCGCCCTCGAGCCGGCGGCGCGTGCGCTCCTCGGCGGCGAAGCGCGGGCGCGCGCCTCCGACCGCTTCGACATCGATCGCGCCGCTGGGTCGTTCGCGTCGCTCTACGAAGAGGTGCTCGCGAGGAAATAAGAAGGGGACAGTAACCGAGTTTTTGTTACACGCGAACTGCGCGTGTAACAAAAACTCGGTTACTGTCCCCTTCTCGCGACGAAGACGAGGTTGTGCCCTTCGCCCCATTGGCCGGCGACGGCGAGCGCCTTGCGGATCGCGCCGTGGATCTTCCCCTTCCAGTTGAGGTGCGACCACGGC
Coding sequences:
- a CDS encoding glycosyltransferase, which translates into the protein MPGRRLLFVTSGLARGGAEGFLARLVERLAIGGHACRVVSLGSGEPLAGVLAARGIPVEELGRAAWRLRGIVRAFQPEVLQGWMYRGNIAASYVRNAPAKIRPSLVWSVRQGLRDLDTSPWTTRMAVAWGARRSDLPAAIVYNAYDAARQHEAAGYDAERTRVIANGIDVSSYTRNPEVRRKVREALGLPGEAPAIVLFARWHPVKNHRGFVEAAGMLGRSRPDVRFVMAGAGVDRSNVELGSWLDAAGIRDRTRLLGDRSDVPDLLAAADLATLSSHAEALPNALLEAMAAGVPCVAPALGDIPDLIGEAGVLVRPDDPAALADGWERVLALEPAARALLGGEARARASDRFDIDRAAGSFASLYEEVLARK